Proteins encoded within one genomic window of Gammaproteobacteria bacterium:
- the rpmJ gene encoding 50S ribosomal protein L36 has product MKVRPSIKRICRNCKVIRRNGRVRVICSDPRHKQRQG; this is encoded by the coding sequence ATGAAAGTTCGGCCGTCAATCAAGCGGATCTGCAGGAACTGCAAGGTGATCCGGCGCAACGGCAGGGTCCGGGTCATCTGCTCGGATCCGCGGCACAAGCAGCGCCAGGGCTGA
- the rplE gene encoding 50S ribosomal protein L5 yields MARLQQYYQQEVIGKLQQQLGLTNAQEVPRITKITLNMGVGEAINDKKIVDKAMQDLMMISGQKPVATKARKSVATFKIRQGQLIGCKVTLRQRRMYEFLDRLINVAIPRIRDFRGLNPRSFDGQGNYSLGIQEQIIFPEIDFSQVDAVRGLDVTITTTAMSDAHARALLEAFNFPFRK; encoded by the coding sequence ATGGCCAGGTTGCAGCAGTATTACCAGCAGGAAGTGATCGGCAAGCTCCAGCAGCAGCTCGGGCTGACGAATGCGCAGGAAGTGCCGCGCATCACCAAGATCACCCTCAACATGGGCGTGGGCGAGGCCATCAACGACAAGAAGATCGTCGACAAGGCCATGCAGGACCTGATGATGATCTCCGGCCAGAAGCCGGTGGCCACCAAGGCCCGCAAGTCCGTCGCCACTTTCAAGATCCGCCAGGGGCAGCTGATCGGCTGCAAGGTAACCCTGCGCCAGCGCCGCATGTACGAGTTCCTGGATCGCCTGATCAACGTGGCGATTCCCCGCATCCGCGATTTCCGCGGGCTGAACCCGCGTTCGTTCGACGGCCAGGGAAACTACAGCCTCGGCATCCAGGAGCAGATCATCTTCCCGGAGATCGACTTCAGCCAGGTGGATGCGGTACGCGGGCTGGATGTGACCATCACGACCACGGCCATGAGCGACGCCCATGCGCGGGCGCTGCTCGAGGCATTCAATTTTCCCTTCCGCAAGTGA
- the rpsE gene encoding 30S ribosomal protein S5, with protein sequence MARFDQGPSTSPDDFMEKLVAVNRVAKVVKGGRQFGFTALTVVGDGKGQVAFGYGKAREVPNAIQKAMQAARKNMRRVDLHKDTLHSALTGSHGATRVYMQPAFEGTGIIAGGAMRAVLECAGVRNVLAKIYGSRNPINVVRATINALQDSRSPEMIAAKRGKSLSEIRG encoded by the coding sequence ATGGCAAGATTTGATCAGGGGCCGTCCACTTCTCCCGATGACTTCATGGAGAAGCTGGTGGCGGTGAATCGGGTCGCCAAGGTCGTCAAGGGCGGCCGCCAGTTCGGTTTCACCGCGCTGACGGTGGTCGGCGATGGCAAGGGCCAGGTCGCATTCGGCTATGGCAAGGCGCGCGAAGTACCCAACGCCATCCAGAAGGCCATGCAGGCGGCCCGCAAGAACATGCGGCGCGTGGATCTGCACAAGGACACGCTGCATAGCGCGCTCACGGGCTCCCATGGAGCGACCCGCGTCTACATGCAGCCTGCCTTCGAGGGTACCGGCATCATCGCCGGTGGTGCCATGCGCGCGGTACTGGAATGTGCCGGCGTGCGCAACGTCCTGGCAAAGATCTACGGCTCGCGCAACCCGATCAATGTGGTGCGGGCTACCATCAATGCGCTGCAGGACTCGCGCTCGCCCGAGATGATCGCCGCCAAGCGCGGCAAGTCCCTCAGCGAAATCCGGGGTTGA
- the rpoA gene encoding DNA-directed RNA polymerase subunit alpha — protein MPDKISEFLKPRSVGVKPESATRARIVIEPFERGFGHTLGNALRRILLSSMPGAAVTEVEIDGVLHEYTAIEGVQEDVVEILLNLKLLAIRMHSRDRAELTLAKKGPGPVRAGDIAVDHDVEIVNPELVIANLTSAGELRMMLTIERGRGYRPATQRLNFEGQASGPIGRLQLDASFSPIRRVSYNVEAARVEQRTDLDKLILDVETNGTIDAEEAVRRAGNILTDQLEVFVELRGKDEASTAATETQIDPILLRPVDELELTVRSANCLKAENINYIGDLVQRTEVELLRTPNLGKKSLTEIKEVLESHGLSLGMRVEGWPPAGLVHDEKAA, from the coding sequence ATGCCGGACAAGATCAGTGAGTTCCTGAAGCCGCGCAGCGTCGGGGTCAAGCCCGAGAGCGCCACCCGTGCGCGCATCGTCATCGAGCCGTTCGAGCGCGGCTTCGGGCATACCCTGGGCAACGCGCTGCGCCGTATCCTGCTCTCCAGCATGCCTGGGGCGGCGGTCACCGAGGTGGAAATCGACGGCGTGCTCCACGAGTACACGGCCATCGAGGGCGTGCAGGAAGACGTGGTCGAGATCCTGCTCAACCTCAAGCTGCTGGCGATCCGCATGCACAGCCGCGACCGTGCCGAGCTGACCCTCGCCAAGAAGGGACCGGGCCCGGTCCGTGCCGGCGACATCGCGGTGGACCACGATGTCGAGATCGTCAATCCCGAGCTGGTCATCGCCAACCTGACCAGTGCCGGCGAGCTGCGGATGATGCTCACCATCGAGCGCGGCCGCGGCTATCGTCCCGCGACCCAGCGGCTCAATTTCGAAGGGCAGGCCTCCGGTCCCATCGGCCGCCTGCAGCTCGACGCCTCCTTCAGTCCGATCCGTCGTGTCAGCTACAACGTCGAGGCAGCGCGGGTCGAGCAGCGCACCGACCTGGACAAGCTGATCCTGGATGTCGAGACCAACGGCACCATCGATGCCGAAGAGGCCGTGCGCCGCGCCGGCAACATCCTCACCGACCAGCTGGAGGTCTTCGTCGAACTGCGGGGCAAGGACGAGGCGAGCACCGCCGCGACCGAGACCCAGATCGACCCGATCCTCCTGCGCCCGGTGGACGAGCTGGAGCTGACGGTGCGCTCGGCCAACTGCCTCAAGGCCGAGAACATCAACTACATCGGCGACCTCGTGCAGCGCACCGAAGTCGAGCTGCTGCGCACGCCGAACCTCGGCAAGAAGTCACTCACGGAAATCAAGGAAGTGCTGGAGAGCCACGGCCTTTCGCTGGGCATGCGCGTCGAGGGCTGGCCGCCCGCGGGCCTGGTCCACGACGAAAAGGCTGCCTGA
- the rplQ gene encoding 50S ribosomal protein L17: MRHKKAGRILGRKSSHRTAMYRNMAASLIRHETVRTTVPKAKELRRVVEPLITLAKEDAVSRRRLAFDRLRDRDGVTKLFNELGPRFKNRPGGYLRILKMGYRAGDSAPMALVMLMDQPAKPKAEAAK, from the coding sequence ATGCGACACAAGAAGGCTGGCCGCATCCTCGGCCGCAAGAGCAGCCACCGCACGGCGATGTACCGCAACATGGCGGCATCGCTGATCCGCCACGAGACGGTGCGCACCACCGTGCCGAAGGCGAAGGAGCTGCGCCGGGTGGTCGAGCCGCTGATCACGCTGGCCAAGGAAGATGCCGTGTCCCGCCGCCGGCTGGCCTTCGACCGGCTGCGTGATCGCGACGGCGTCACCAAGCTCTTCAATGAGCTGGGCCCCCGGTTCAAGAACCGGCCGGGTGGCTACCTGCGCATCCTCAAGATGGGCTATCGCGCCGGCGACTCCGCGCCGATGGCGCTCGTCATGCTGATGGACCAGCCGGCGAAGCCGAAGGCTGAAGCGGCCAAATAG
- the rplO gene encoding 50S ribosomal protein L15: MRLNDMKPGSRKAPKRLGRGSSAGQGKTCGRGHKGQRARAGGYHKVGFEGGQMPLQRRLPKIGFISAKAAETAEVRLHELAIPADDVIDLDALKRAGIVHQQALRAKVVLSGTLAKPVRVRGLGLTAGARKAIEAAGGSIQE, encoded by the coding sequence ATGCGTCTGAATGACATGAAGCCGGGCAGCCGCAAGGCGCCCAAGCGCCTGGGCCGCGGCAGTTCCGCCGGCCAGGGCAAGACCTGCGGCCGCGGTCACAAGGGCCAGCGTGCGCGGGCGGGCGGCTACCACAAGGTCGGCTTCGAGGGCGGCCAGATGCCGCTGCAGCGCAGGCTGCCGAAGATCGGCTTCATCTCGGCCAAGGCGGCCGAGACCGCCGAGGTGCGCCTGCACGAGCTGGCGATTCCGGCCGATGATGTGATCGACCTCGATGCGCTGAAGCGTGCCGGAATCGTGCACCAGCAAGCGCTGCGTGCAAAGGTCGTGCTTTCAGGGACCCTGGCGAAGCCCGTGCGCGTGCGCGGCCTCGGCCTGACGGCCGGTGCCCGCAAGGCGATCGAGGCCGCCGGCGGCTCCATCCAGGAATGA
- the rpsK gene encoding 30S ribosomal protein S11 yields the protein MSNQQPVTPQKARKKTRKHVVDGIAHVHASFNNTIVTISDRQGNVLSWASAGGCGFRGSRKSTPFAAQVAAEKAGVAALEHGVKSLEVRVQGPGPGRESAVRSLNSVGFKITNIEDVTPIPHNGCRPPKKRRV from the coding sequence ATGAGCAACCAGCAGCCAGTCACGCCGCAGAAGGCGCGCAAGAAGACCAGGAAGCACGTCGTGGACGGCATCGCCCACGTGCATGCCTCCTTCAACAACACGATCGTCACCATCAGCGATCGCCAGGGTAATGTACTGTCCTGGGCATCCGCTGGGGGCTGCGGCTTCCGCGGCTCGCGCAAGAGCACGCCCTTCGCGGCCCAGGTGGCGGCGGAGAAGGCGGGCGTTGCGGCACTGGAGCACGGTGTGAAGTCGCTGGAAGTCAGGGTGCAGGGTCCCGGCCCCGGCCGCGAGTCGGCCGTGCGTTCGCTCAACTCCGTCGGCTTCAAGATCACGAACATCGAGGACGTCACCCCGATCCCGCACAACGGCTGCCGCCCGCCCAAGAAGCGGCGCGTCTAG
- a CDS encoding class I SAM-dependent methyltransferase, which produces MGIGPQQQEDLGGWIARLYAHPELLRMGHNQHEEDLNLGLGWIYYGLARLLQPARAVVIGSWRGFVPLVIARACQENRRPGRVIFIDPSLVDDFWRDGTRSAEWFQGFGLANIEHHLATTQAFVRTPAYAALHGVGLLFIDGYHTAEQARFDYEAFAARLAPRAIVMFHDSMLSRRSTLYGEQATYEVSVSRYIDELKRDPSLQLLDLPFGTGLTLMRRCGGSDDEPLIEGRQERP; this is translated from the coding sequence ATGGGTATTGGCCCGCAGCAACAGGAAGATCTCGGCGGCTGGATCGCCCGGCTCTACGCGCACCCCGAGCTGCTGCGCATGGGTCACAACCAGCACGAGGAAGACCTCAACCTCGGGCTCGGCTGGATCTACTACGGCCTGGCGCGGCTGCTGCAGCCGGCGCGGGCGGTGGTCATCGGCTCGTGGCGGGGCTTCGTGCCGCTGGTCATCGCGCGGGCCTGCCAGGAGAACCGGCGCCCGGGCCGGGTCATCTTCATCGATCCCTCGCTGGTGGACGATTTCTGGCGCGACGGCACCCGCAGCGCAGAGTGGTTCCAGGGCTTCGGGCTGGCGAACATCGAGCACCATCTCGCGACCACGCAGGCCTTCGTGCGGACACCCGCCTACGCCGCGCTCCATGGGGTGGGACTGCTGTTCATCGACGGTTACCACACGGCCGAGCAGGCACGCTTCGACTACGAGGCCTTCGCGGCGCGCCTGGCTCCGCGGGCCATCGTCATGTTCCATGACAGCATGCTGAGCCGGCGGTCCACCCTGTACGGCGAGCAGGCGACATACGAAGTCAGCGTGTCGCGCTACATCGACGAGCTGAAGCGCGACCCCTCGCTGCAGCTCCTCGACCTGCCATTCGGCACCGGCCTGACGCTGATGCGCCGCTGCGGAGGCAGTGACGACGAGCCGCTGATCGAGGGTCGGCAGGAGCGGCCCTGA
- the rpsD gene encoding 30S ribosomal protein S4, producing MARYLGPTCKLSRREGTDLFLKSGIKPLEQKCKLESPPGAAQGARKGRLSDYGLQLREKQKLRRMYGILERQFRTYYRKATQMKGSTGQNLLKILEGRLDNCVYRMGFAATRAEARQLVSHCAVLVNNKVVNIPSYQVAAGDTVEIREKAKKQTRIQSALSIASQVGFPEWVSVDEKKMVGILKQVPAREDILPDINENLVVELYSK from the coding sequence ATGGCCAGATATCTTGGACCCACCTGCAAGCTTTCCCGCCGGGAGGGCACCGACCTCTTCCTGAAGAGCGGCATCAAGCCGCTCGAGCAGAAGTGCAAGCTCGAATCGCCCCCGGGCGCCGCCCAGGGTGCCCGCAAGGGCAGGCTGTCGGATTACGGCCTGCAGCTGCGCGAGAAGCAGAAGCTGCGGCGCATGTACGGCATCCTCGAGCGGCAGTTCCGCACCTACTACCGGAAGGCCACGCAGATGAAGGGATCCACGGGCCAGAACCTGTTGAAGATCCTCGAGGGCCGCCTCGACAACTGCGTGTATCGCATGGGATTTGCCGCGACGCGCGCCGAGGCACGCCAGCTGGTCAGCCACTGTGCGGTGCTGGTCAACAACAAGGTGGTCAACATCCCCTCCTACCAGGTCGCTGCCGGCGACACCGTGGAGATCAGGGAGAAGGCCAAGAAGCAGACCCGCATCCAGAGCGCCCTGTCCATCGCCAGCCAGGTCGGCTTCCCGGAATGGGTCAGCGTCGATGAGAAGAAGATGGTCGGCATCCTCAAGCAGGTGCCTGCCCGAGAAGACATCCTGCCCGACATCAACGAGAACCTCGTCGTCGAGCTCTATTCCAAGTAA
- the secY gene encoding preprotein translocase subunit SecY has translation MVNPAAALSEATRFAELRQRLLFLAGALVVYRIGTFIPVPGIDPQAMARFFQQQAGTILSMFNMFSGGALERMSMFALGVMPYISASIILQMASAVVPSLNLVKKEGEAGRRKIMQWTRYGTVVLALVQSVGAAVALQNQGLAISPGFNFIFTATVTLVTGTMFLMWLGEQITERGVGNGITMIILASIVAGVPSAIGSTLELVNTGELSVLLVLVLIALVLAVTAAVVFMERGQRRIPVHYAKRQQGRRMYAAQATHLPFKINMSGVIPPIFASSIILFPATIASWFGTSQNMGWLQIIAAELSPGQLMYDLLYGILILFFCFFYTALVFDSRETADNLKRSGAFLPGIRPGQQTAEYIDKVLTRLTFWGALYIAAVCLLPQFMITYWKVPFYFGGTSLLIIVVATMDFMAQLQAHMMSHQYKGLLEKANLRGYGRAGQVR, from the coding sequence CTGGTCAATCCGGCTGCAGCGCTATCGGAAGCGACGCGCTTTGCCGAGCTGCGGCAGCGCCTGCTGTTTCTGGCCGGAGCGCTGGTCGTCTATCGAATCGGCACCTTCATCCCCGTGCCCGGGATCGATCCGCAGGCGATGGCCCGGTTCTTCCAGCAGCAGGCCGGCACCATCCTCTCGATGTTCAACATGTTCTCCGGCGGTGCGCTGGAGCGGATGAGCATGTTTGCGCTCGGCGTGATGCCTTACATCTCCGCGTCCATCATCCTGCAGATGGCGAGCGCGGTGGTGCCGTCGCTGAACCTGGTCAAGAAGGAAGGCGAGGCGGGGCGGCGCAAGATCATGCAGTGGACGCGCTACGGCACCGTGGTGCTGGCGCTCGTGCAGTCGGTGGGTGCTGCCGTGGCGCTGCAGAACCAGGGCCTGGCCATCAGCCCCGGCTTCAACTTCATCTTCACGGCGACCGTCACCCTGGTGACCGGCACCATGTTCCTCATGTGGCTCGGTGAGCAGATCACGGAGCGCGGCGTGGGCAATGGCATCACCATGATCATCCTGGCGAGCATCGTCGCCGGCGTGCCGTCCGCCATCGGCAGCACCCTGGAACTCGTCAACACCGGCGAGCTGTCCGTCCTGCTGGTGCTGGTGCTGATCGCGCTGGTGCTGGCGGTCACCGCGGCGGTCGTCTTCATGGAGCGCGGCCAGCGCCGCATTCCGGTGCACTACGCCAAGCGGCAGCAGGGCCGCCGCATGTACGCCGCGCAGGCGACCCATCTGCCGTTCAAGATCAACATGTCCGGCGTCATTCCGCCGATTTTCGCCTCCAGCATCATCCTCTTCCCGGCCACGATCGCCAGCTGGTTCGGTACCAGCCAGAACATGGGCTGGCTGCAGATCATCGCCGCGGAGCTGTCGCCCGGACAGCTGATGTACGACCTGCTGTACGGCATCCTGATCCTGTTCTTCTGCTTCTTCTACACGGCGCTGGTGTTCGATTCGCGCGAGACCGCCGACAACCTCAAGCGCTCCGGTGCCTTCCTGCCAGGCATCCGGCCCGGCCAGCAGACCGCCGAGTACATCGACAAGGTGCTGACGCGCCTCACCTTCTGGGGTGCGCTGTACATCGCCGCCGTCTGCCTGCTGCCCCAGTTCATGATCACCTACTGGAAGGTACCGTTCTATTTCGGTGGTACCTCGCTGCTCATCATCGTCGTGGCAACCATGGATTTCATGGCGCAATTGCAGGCCCACATGATGTCGCACCAGTACAAGGGCCTTCTGGAGAAGGCCAATCTGCGCGGTTACGGCCGCGCCGGGCAGGTCCGCTGA
- the rplF gene encoding 50S ribosomal protein L6 codes for MSRVGKNPVELPKGVEVTAAASSVKVKGPKGELTMALNPQVQVNVADGKARVGTVSTAPTARVVSGTTRALLANMVTGVTKGFERKLELVGVGYRAQAQGRKLNLTLGFSHPVAYPVPEGITVETPSQTEIVIKGIDRQKVGQVAAEIRRYRAPEPYKGKGVRFAGEKVVLKEAKKK; via the coding sequence ATGTCTAGAGTCGGAAAGAACCCGGTCGAACTGCCCAAGGGAGTGGAGGTCACCGCCGCCGCCAGTTCAGTCAAGGTCAAGGGACCCAAGGGCGAGCTGACCATGGCGCTGAATCCGCAGGTGCAGGTCAACGTCGCCGACGGCAAGGCGCGGGTGGGAACCGTCTCGACGGCACCCACCGCTCGCGTGGTCTCCGGTACCACTCGGGCGCTGCTCGCCAACATGGTCACCGGCGTCACCAAGGGCTTCGAGCGCAAGCTGGAGCTGGTCGGCGTCGGCTATCGCGCCCAGGCACAGGGCAGGAAGCTGAACCTGACGCTGGGCTTCTCGCATCCGGTGGCCTATCCGGTGCCCGAGGGCATCACGGTGGAAACGCCGAGCCAGACGGAAATCGTCATCAAGGGGATTGATCGGCAGAAGGTTGGCCAGGTGGCGGCCGAGATCCGCCGTTACCGCGCCCCTGAGCCTTACAAGGGCAAGGGCGTACGCTTCGCTGGAGAGAAGGTCGTGCTCAAGGAAGCGAAGAAGAAGTAG
- the rpsN gene encoding 30S ribosomal protein S14, which produces MAKKSMVLREEHRLRTVKRYAKKRTELKAIIQSPASSDEERQDALARLQALPRDANPIRLRNRCAVTGRPKGYFRKFGLARNKLREQAMAGNIPGLTKASW; this is translated from the coding sequence ATGGCAAAGAAATCCATGGTTCTGCGTGAGGAGCATCGGCTCCGCACGGTGAAGCGCTACGCGAAGAAGCGCACCGAGCTCAAGGCCATCATCCAGAGCCCGGCGAGCAGCGACGAGGAGCGCCAGGACGCATTGGCCCGGCTGCAGGCGCTGCCGCGTGATGCCAACCCGATCCGCCTGCGCAATCGCTGCGCTGTGACCGGCCGGCCCAAGGGTTACTTCCGCAAGTTTGGCCTCGCCCGCAACAAGCTGCGGGAGCAGGCCATGGCCGGCAACATTCCCGGCCTCACCAAGGCCAGCTGGTAA
- the rplX gene encoding 50S ribosomal protein L24 gives MKNIRKGDEVIVISGKDKGRRGTVLRVEGDRVAVENVNVVKKHQKPNPAKNVPGGIVEREAPLHLSNVMLFNPVTKKGDRVGVKALENGRRVRVFRSNNEVVDI, from the coding sequence ATGAAGAACATCAGGAAGGGCGACGAGGTCATCGTGATTTCCGGCAAGGACAAGGGCCGCCGCGGCACCGTCCTGCGCGTGGAAGGCGACCGTGTTGCCGTCGAGAACGTCAACGTCGTGAAGAAGCACCAGAAGCCGAATCCGGCGAAGAATGTGCCCGGTGGCATCGTCGAGCGGGAGGCGCCGTTGCACCTCTCCAACGTCATGCTCTTCAACCCGGTCACCAAGAAGGGCGACCGCGTCGGTGTGAAGGCCCTGGAGAACGGCCGCCGCGTGCGGGTATTCCGGTCGAACAACGAGGTCGTGGACATCTAG
- the rplR gene encoding 50S ribosomal protein L18 produces MRKTEARMRRARKVRAQIRSLAVARLSVHRTPRHIYAQVIGPDGGTVVAAASTVQEQVRAGLKGTGNIAAAAAVGKAIAEKAKAAGVTRVAFDRSGFRFHGRVKALADAAREAGLEF; encoded by the coding sequence ATGAGAAAGACTGAAGCCAGAATGCGCCGCGCCCGCAAGGTGCGCGCCCAGATCCGCAGCCTGGCGGTGGCACGCCTTTCCGTGCACCGGACGCCGCGCCACATCTATGCCCAGGTGATCGGGCCGGATGGCGGCACGGTGGTGGCAGCGGCCTCCACGGTGCAGGAGCAGGTCAGGGCCGGGCTGAAGGGTACTGGCAACATCGCGGCCGCGGCTGCGGTCGGCAAGGCCATTGCCGAGAAGGCCAAGGCGGCCGGTGTGACCCGCGTGGCCTTCGACAGGTCGGGTTTCCGCTTCCATGGCCGCGTCAAGGCGCTGGCCGATGCAGCCCGCGAGGCGGGCCTCGAGTTCTAA
- the rpsH gene encoding 30S ribosomal protein S8 has translation MSMTDPIADMLTRIRNGQTAGLPSVTMPSSHRKEAIAAVLRDEGYIAGFQVTDKPGNKRELTVELKYFDGKPVIEHLRRISRPGLRNYRRKDKLPSVMGGLGVAIVSTPAGVMSDRVARARGFGGEVICIVS, from the coding sequence ATGAGCATGACCGATCCCATTGCCGACATGCTGACTCGCATCCGCAACGGCCAGACCGCCGGGTTGCCGAGCGTCACCATGCCATCGTCGCATCGCAAGGAGGCCATCGCCGCCGTGCTGCGCGATGAAGGCTACATCGCTGGCTTCCAGGTGACCGACAAGCCGGGCAACAAGCGCGAGCTGACCGTGGAGCTCAAGTATTTCGATGGCAAGCCGGTGATCGAGCACCTGCGCCGGATCAGCCGGCCGGGGCTGCGCAACTACCGCCGCAAGGACAAGCTGCCCAGCGTGATGGGCGGTCTCGGCGTGGCGATCGTTTCGACTCCTGCGGGCGTCATGAGCGATCGCGTCGCCCGCGCCAGGGGCTTCGGCGGCGAAGTCATCTGCATCGTTTCATAA
- the rpsM gene encoding 30S ribosomal protein S13: protein MARIAGINIPANKHVVIALTSIYGIGRSRAARLCEATGIPPEAKVKDLTEPEVERLRVEIGRFPVEGDLRRQVSMSIKRLMDLGTYRGLRHRKGLPLRGQRTRTNARTRKGPRRAIKK, encoded by the coding sequence ATGGCGCGTATAGCGGGCATCAATATTCCGGCGAACAAGCACGTGGTCATCGCCCTGACCAGCATCTACGGCATCGGCCGCAGCCGCGCCGCCAGGCTTTGCGAGGCCACGGGCATCCCCCCGGAAGCCAAGGTCAAGGACCTCACCGAGCCGGAGGTCGAGCGTCTGCGCGTGGAAATCGGCCGATTCCCGGTGGAGGGTGACCTGCGCCGGCAGGTGTCCATGAGCATCAAGCGCCTCATGGATCTCGGCACCTACCGCGGGCTGCGCCATCGCAAGGGCCTGCCCTTGCGTGGCCAGCGCACCCGTACCAATGCCCGCACCCGCAAGGGGCCGCGGCGCGCCATCAAGAAGTAA
- the rpmD gene encoding 50S ribosomal protein L30, protein MAAAKKLKVTLVKSPFGRIAAHRACVTGLGLRTIRQSVVVADTPENRGMIGRVSYLLRVEEA, encoded by the coding sequence ATGGCTGCCGCCAAGAAGCTCAAGGTCACGCTGGTGAAGAGCCCGTTCGGCCGCATCGCCGCGCACCGGGCCTGCGTCACCGGCCTGGGGCTGCGCACGATCCGCCAGTCCGTGGTGGTGGCTGATACGCCGGAGAACCGGGGCATGATCGGCAGGGTGTCGTATCTCCTGCGGGTCGAGGAGGCCTGA